In Fibrobacter sp. UWP2, the sequence GGAACTCACCTTCGACGTGATGACGTGCGTGAACAAGAAGAACTTAAGCGAACTCCCCCGCATCCACAACCTGCTCGTGAATCTCGGAGTCAGGAACTGGAGAGTCTCGAACGTGTTCCCGAAGGGCCGCGCCAAGGACAACCCGCTGTTCATGCTCACGAACGACGAGTTCCGCCAAACTTTTGAATTTATCCGCGAAGCGAAAAAGAAGCAGATGATCAACGTGAACTACGACTGCGAAGGGTTCCTCGGAAGCTACGAAAAAATCGTCCGCAACAACCCGTTTTTCTGCTGGGCGGGAGTGAACATCGCATCGGTGCTTTGCGACGGGAGCATTTCGGCATGCCCGAGCCTCCGTGGCGATTACATACAAGGCAACATCTACAAGGACGACTTCTGGGATGTATGGCAGAACCGCTACCAGGTGATGCGCGACCGCAGCTGGGCAAAAATCGGCGAATGCAAGGATTGCAAATACTGGCGCTACTGCGAAGGCTCCAGCCTGCATTTACGTGACGAAAAGACAAAGGAACTTGCATACTGCCACGTAGCGAGACTCGAAGCCGCTGGCGTGTAAAAAAAAGGGACCGACAAAAAGTCGATCCCGCTCTTCTGTACCTTCAAATAAAGCTTACTTCAAAGTCGGCGTATCCCAGTCAATCCACTCGCTCTTGCTGAAGTTGATGGTCTGGGTGTTCTTGCTGTAATCAATCTTACCCGTATTGGCGTCCTTGCCGAGCAGGAATTTGTTCATGAAGTCCTTGACCTCGTCGAACTGTCCGTTGGGGAGCTGGCAGTGACCGTGACCGCCTTCCTGGCTGTAGGTGTAGTTTTCCGTCACGCCGAGAGCCTTGTAGGTTTCGAGAGAAGCCTGGCCGCAGTAGTTCGACGGTA encodes:
- a CDS encoding TIGR04133 family radical SAM/SPASM protein, whose translation is MKLGIKKKLALEAHRLYRHNEIKAHPLTYFFWECTLRCNLHCQHCGSDCVADAIPDMPREDFFRVLDGIAPHIDPKNFAVVITGGEPLMRADLEECGQEIKRRGYAWGMVTNALALTPERFAKLMNAGLRSLTISLDGLEENHTLFRGNPHSFERAVRAIHMAASVEELTFDVMTCVNKKNLSELPRIHNLLVNLGVRNWRVSNVFPKGRAKDNPLFMLTNDEFRQTFEFIREAKKKQMINVNYDCEGFLGSYEKIVRNNPFFCWAGVNIASVLCDGSISACPSLRGDYIQGNIYKDDFWDVWQNRYQVMRDRSWAKIGECKDCKYWRYCEGSSLHLRDEKTKELAYCHVARLEAAGV